The Engraulis encrasicolus isolate BLACKSEA-1 chromosome 11, IST_EnEncr_1.0, whole genome shotgun sequence nucleotide sequence GAATGTTTGGATGGGACGTTGGAAGATGAGGGAGGattaaaaaaacctttaaaagtgTGTTACGCAGATGTCCATTTTAGCAGAAGAGAAGTTACACCGAGCCTAGTGCATGCTGCAAGCTACTACACttcaggctagagagagagagagagagagagagagagagagagagagagagagagaaagagagagagagatcagtcagtaaggcccaatctcaattcaccccttggccctaccccttacccctccaaacagaGTCTGCCTGTCTgaacccctcctttttgagggctacaaagccctcccTCTTACTCCTACCcttctgccttaacgactattgggatacccctacccctacacaaaacggaggggaggggtaaggggtagggccaaggggtgaattgagattgggcctatgTAAAGCAACCTGAGATtgacaactgtttttttttttagtagcctcttagtgcaggggtcgatggggtcgccggcgggcctgttcactattttctgaaaatactcaactacatcataacaacattgctatgacattaatgagagccttaagtaacagattaagacatagacaatacaattttggtgacagtgaggttataacataggtgctgcgctaaggggttaaaatcacTGATAGCACTGTTGGGCAATAGTGCTGATCTAATAGAGGCCCACATTCACAATCCAATACGCATGagcggccatccgggtactttgcttgttATTAacaaatgtgcgttacgcccctttatttatgggggaaatcaaacgaatgtctcattaacttacatgctacatcggctagcctaaataaacacagtccatgcttcagccacggctgtttggcgatagtatttgaacagccgacaacacaacacgttttcggcatgttgagcgtgaacaacgctagtttACAGGTCCTTGTcattcgtttattctttccccaAATCACCAATTGGCTTacattgacaccccccccccatgtttTCCTCCAAAAAAGGGAGTAACGCACATAAAACATGTCACGCCATGACATGAATACTGTTGGGCCGCATCTATCGAGGTTGTGTGGTAGTGCCATTTCTCATTGCCTAGATGAAAAATGAATATAAACAAACTTCCAAAAATGTTCACTGATGTGATTTTGTGGTCAAGTTATGCTTTCCGATATTTCTcatacaacaaatacacacgAACTAATGTTTCATAACCATGCCAGAATTATGCCATATGAAAacgaaataggcctaaataaaacgtTCAAAGTGATTAACTGCATGCAAGTCCTACATAAGTAAAGAAATTGGGTCACTTAAAGTGTGTTTCATGTGcgtaggcacacaaacacatcacatctATGACTGTGTCGCTTACatgtgttatgtaagggttaacgttcggcgagaaggtcgctaccgtggaatagcagcacgacagagagaatctttagaccctgacgcggagcggaggggtcttgttctctctgaagtgctgctattccacaaagcgaccgactcgccgaaagttaacccgcttattatatggatatacttaaatgattcacacatggcagggacatttctttaggccaatttaatgttaagtctattttagtttttaatgtcaaaagattgttgctgcgcaaaacaaaacagtgccgttgtggaacaccactaggcaacagctaggtagccaggacaacaggtgttgtctatcacagcagctgattagagtcttgttgaaaagtcgctttagcagtgaaaagtcttgttgccattgacagcggtctgttatagaccaacccgtccgttatcgaaaaataacagacgtgcgaacgttggggagccccgttgaaatgaatggagcattcgaccgatgacgtcacaccatataataaatagaaatatttcACAGTCTACTGATATGAGTATGAGAACATAAGAAATGGGCCATATAAGACCATATAAAATCATTACAAAAGTTTTATAGctttcatgtaggctatttcatgTGTGATTTCTCCATGGCACACATTTACTCACATGGTAAACATTTACTcacatttttgtacattcattgtGGTCTTTTCATCGCGGCTTTCAGCAGATTTAAACAGTTTATCTTCTTACTCTGACTATACCTTTTATCTGGGTAGCTCCAGCAATGGAAAACACAAATCAGTAATGTCTTTTAAAGTCATTTACACCCTGATTATTGTTAGTGATTGAAATCAGTGTGCTATGTTAAACGTCTTCAGCCAAGGTTGGATTATCATCATTTTGGTTTGGGTTCTGCGCCCTCATTTTGTTCGGTCGTCATGCTGCTTGGGTTTGTAATTCTAAGTTATTTTCCAGAGAGATGACTCTTGCTTTTTTGTCATTACCTTTCAGATTATAGAAAGATTAGCATGCacacgcatgggcacacacatacacagtaatagtcacacacacacatgcagacacacacaaaggccagcacacacgcacatggacacgcacacacatgcacgcacgcacacgcacacgcacacacacacacacacacacacacacacacacacacacacacacacacacacacacacacacacacacacacacacacacttgtttcaaACATAGCCAGGAAAATGCCAACACTGGTGCATGTGcgggcacgcacactcacacatacgcacatgcgtgcgcgcacacacacacacgcatgctcacacgtccacacactcacgcgtacacgcacacaatgTTACATAGCTTTTTTTGATGAAGATGATAGGCCTCCATGTAACCTGTAAGTCATTATATCTGATTCATGTATAATCTTCCCCAGCCATTTCCACATATTAATCAAACGTCATGGGGACAAATCGCACTGATTAAAATTAATGAATTGTGCCTTCCCAATTTCGCAAACGCCACGTTTCACAAGGACGATCTTGCACCTCGTGCTCCCTCCTCAAGCGACCCTATTATGTCTCCTCATCACGTGTCAGATCATGTCTGATCATTAATTATTCGAACACAGCCCTAATTAGGTGTCATCGTGTCTAGCTGTTTTACACAGGCTCCCTGGACCTcaatgatggctgtgtgtgtgtgtgtgtgtgtgtgtgtgtgtgtgtgtgtgtgtgtgtgtgtgtgtgtgtgtgtgtgtgtgtgtgtgtgtgtgtgtgtgtgtgtgtgcagggacaaCGGCGCCACCTGCAGACGTGGAGGAGACTCTGGGGAACAGCAGCTCTCACCTACTGACTAGCTGACTAGCTTGCAGTTCAAGACTTCAAAAGAAAAAACATGATGATCCTCCCTCTCATCAGGTGATGACGAAGAGTTTGGCTTCCCATTGGGTTACATTAGGTTACCAGATGCATGTCTATGATCATTCTACACATCAGAGATCACACTGTGCTTTAACGTGTAGTATTTGTCTTTGGAGggcactagagcagtgtttctcaaactttttcagaacaGGGACCACCTTGTCCCCCtgaaaatgttcagggaccacctctcaACTGAATTGAAAGttcatgggtgctaatttgacactgctaattttgatgcagatcacttactttttattcacataacAAGTCTTATGTGTGGGTAAATGTGACtaaagctatgtttagctttgatgttacaaatgtagcctacttactAGCTTGTGTcaaaaaagtagaaatcccctcgcggaccacctgagctctgtcacaggccacactttgagaatcacttcaCTACAGAttagctcagtggttcccaacctatgggtcgggacccaatgtATGGGTCGCCAAatatccacagagggtcgcgaagccttcttgattttaaggggtttaattttaaataccatatagtccatgttgaataaatgacaaagcatgtatttaactaatatatgcatataagcaacaaaatgtaagtgctacattaaacattaatTCTATATCTGGCCAAATTGAATTGAGGAGTACAAAACCTAACTAAAATGAgctttcgcaggaaacagagggtatcatgtgacttcctctcatgcgggcgctcgcacgcttgggtcaccaaagcttacaatggtaaaaacatgggtccctgaagaaaaaggttgggaacctctgtATCAGCTGACTCAACCTCCTCTCACCATCCTCGCTGCGTTCCATTATAGATTACAATCTTTTTCATTAAGTTGCtttttaagttgtgataggccaccactcacctgtttagaaggtgcaggattcagtcaaaatttctgtataaaaagaagacaattcgcacacttcaggtctttttttggtgaaaagaagctttacttgacttgcaagctttcagtccttagaccttcatcaggcactgcctgaagtgtgcagattatCTCCTTTTGACATGTATATAGGTCTGTGAACTAAATGTAACATAACCTAATGTATTGTTATATAATATCATGCTAGCAATGGCCTCATCAGATTGCAAACTACATGCATCATCGCTTGGTGGTACTAGCCAGAAACTATCTCACTAAGCTACATATGGTGCTGATTACCACCAGGTAGGGAAACCATGTCCTCCAGAGAGTCTCATTCATTCCCCCCAGAGTAGGGCTGAacgattttaagaaaaaaaatgaaattgcgaTTTCTCTTACAGATATTGCAATTTCAATTTCCACCATGATTTTTTTGTGTTGCCTATTTGAAGAGGGACTTTGCATGGCAAGACCGGTTGGCTTTTTCAGATGCATTGGTTACATTTGTGCTCTGAAGAAAATCTCTGACGCAAAGCACTTTGCACAGGGCTCTGTTCTCATCCACAACAGTTGCTCCGACCGGTTCAAGTTACTGTCTTTGCTAGTGAGTGACCTGTTCACACGCATGGAACTTTCTGATTGGTAGCTGACACAGAGGCGTTCTATCAGAGCTATAAATGTTTTCTACACCACGCAGCAGGGGCAATGAGCAGAGCATACATGTGTGCAATTATTGACGAAACAAAACATAGATGAGTTTAGGACCACGTTTTTTACTGGCTTTGACGATCCCAAGATGGGCTTGTCTGAGATCACGATTTTCGGTCTAAAAGGATAGATCTTTCAGCCTTACTCCAGAGGAATGACAGAACAGTGAGTGTCCCCTTTCTATTCTGTCGACTACAGATTATGCTTTTGGCCTACGGAAGGCGCAAGAGAGCCCTTCTTCTTCAAAGTACACAAAGTTGTCTCGTGCTGTCCCTGTGTTCGACATACGTGTGTTGTGCCCTCCCGTGTCAGATGATGTGCCCCTGATGTGGTACCCAATGAACGGAACCAGACACACTTTAGTGAGACTAAATTAGAGACACTTGCTCAATACTGCTCCGCATAGCAGTGttgttgtactgtatatgcctTCTGTGACCGTGACATGGTCTCTGTTGATTGGAACTAAAAGTGGACACATTTTAGCTGAACTACATGCTTGCCTCATCCTATGTGTGTTGTTGAGGGCGCTCTGCCTTGTCTGACATGGTCGCCACTAACTGgacctgaatgaatgaatgaatgattttatttgacatcttcagttcatatacagtatataaaataaatacatgattgagtttcatataaaccgcaccacatacttaaataaaAATTCCATTCCATTTCCATTGTTGTCCTTGGTCTACCTAAGTAGAGCCTATTGCCTCATGCGGTACTGTGTTCCACAttctaggcctacatacagtatgtgttattGTGTATTCCCTCCCCTGTCTGACAGTGCTCCCGACATGGTCTCCTCTGAGTGGAACGAAAGTAGTCAAACTTTAATGGAAATACATGTAAAGTAGACAGATTAGTAGATACACTTGCctcatcctctcctgtcctgtcctgtgctccaCATGCTGTATTGTACACTGTAATACCAGCTGCCGCAGAAGCTTAATTCACTTGacattctgaggcagctggtaatcttgtgatttaaaaaacagcatggtttaactcaGAGttgtcgccagacctattttacaggggcgcGTGCCCTGGGTATTGATTTTGCTTTGCGTGCTCATattatctctcggtgccctactgtgcccctgtatagcattaggtcagctgacgcccctgcttTAACTTAAAATCACAAGTTTAACTTACCAGCTGCCtgagaattccaagttaatttaagtctgtattataagttgtgtgaagctttgaattgaacatcacattacattacatttcacttggctgacgctttcattttgttcaaagcgacttacaactattatttttcagggtattggttacagtccctggagcaatgtggggttaggtgccttgctcaagggcacttcagccatggatgaaggtgtagggagaggtcaggggggattcgaaccggcaacccctagattgaaagaccaactctctaaccactaggccacggctggcccATTTGTGAAGCTTTGTTCAATCAACATAAAGCTTCAATTCAAAGCTTAAAGgaacactcctgccaatttcaatatgctgttgtattgctcacgctacccttgacttgtcagtaccacgTGACACcttattttttggctcagccctttccgagatatgagctattctaatgggggcaacttttgtttacatttcaaaaatacatttttgtttattccccaaaacatccaaacggttatgcaacatcagcagacagctagcaaacagcgatgccttttgggaaaatatttggagtaggcctatgttcattttttaaaaaatgtaaacaaccaccattagaatggctcatatctcggaaagggctgggccaaaaactgtggcgtcaccgggtactgacaagtcaagggtagcatgagcaatacaccagcatattgaaattggcaggagtggtCCTTtaacacaacttacaataaggatttacaTGTAAATTAACTTGGGATTCTGAGatagctggtaaacttgtgatttcaatttAAATCATGCTGTTTTTTTCCACAGTTTTATAGCAGAATAATAAGTGAACTATGTAAGTCATCATGACCTGTCATTGatattattttttacagtgtatgtgtgctGCCGCGTGTGCCCCTGCTGCCGTGTCtgatgtagagatgcaccggaccctgatttttaggatcctgctggatactgcttaagatccggaaccagataccggatcctacgaaagggtcgaaacacatagcctgctcgcacacgtggaccctttttattacgttggctcaaactattttttcactcattggcttactgccacactgcctgcactggccgcttccaaagttctttcactccatgcagcaattggggttgtgaaagactgactgacaaacctaggctagagatgcaccggatcctgatttttaggtaactgccggataccggatccactgcttaagatcctgccggatccggatcctgtgaaaaaccctattatcctgccggatccggaaccggatcttggatcctgtccCATCTCTAGTCTGATGTGATGCCGTGGccctgacatgacatgacatggtcCCCGCTGAGTGGAACTCCAGCAGCTCGCCCCTGGTGACCTCCCCCTTGGAGCCCCTGTGCCCCCCCAACTGCAGCCTGGTGGCGCTGGCGCCCTTGCCATCCCCATCGCCCTCTTCGCTCTCCTCGCCGCCTCCCCTGTTGCTGCCGCCGCCAGCGTCCCTCCTCTCCGGCGTGCCCGCGGGCAAAGCCGTGGCCCTGGGGCTGGTGCTGCTGGTCTTCACCGTCTGCGGCGTGGGCGGCAACGTGCTGGTCATCCTGTCGGTGGCGCTTCACCGGCACCTGCGCTCGGCCACGCACCTGTTCGTGGTCAACCTGGCCGTGGCAGACCTGCTGCTGAGCGCGGCCGTGCTGCCCTTCTCGCTGGCCGCCGAGCTGCTGGGGCGCTGGGTGTTCGGCCGGCTGCTCTGCAGCGTCTGGACGGCGGTGGACGTGCTGTGCTGCACCGCCTCCATCCTCAGCCTGTGCGCCATCTCGGTGGACCGCTACCTGGCCGTCAGCCGGCCCCTGCGCTACCCGGCGCTGGTGACGCTGCGCCGGGGCGGCCTGGCGCTCGTGCTGCTGTGGACCCTGGCGGCGTCCATCTCCGTGGGTCCCTTGCTGGGCTGGAGGGAGCCCATGCCCGATGACGAAGGGGTGTGCCGGGTCAACGAGGACCCCAGCTACGCCCTCTTCTCCGCCCTGGGCTCGTTCTATGTGCCCCTGGCCGTCATACTGGTCATGTACTGCCGGGTGTACGTGGTGGCGAGGAGACACACGCGGGCGCATAGTGGCAGTAGCAGCCAAGGCCAAGGGCGGTCTTCGGTGTCAACGGAGCAGGTGACACTAAGGATCCACACAGGGAGCAGCGTCCATCCAGGAGccacctccgtctcctcctcctcctcccagcagcagcagcagcagcagaatggagctggtggtggaagtgacgctggagctggagctggagctggaggtggagctggagctggaggggGAAAGCAGAGATCTTCAGCCCAGGATGAGTGCAGCGTTCCTGGGAAGAGGTGCCGCAGCAGcgtcatcagcatcagcagcagtggcagaggaggaggaggcaggtagggctgcacaattaatcgaaagtaaTCAAAAAATCCTGACAAAATCGGGAAATCGAAGTCGttatttcaatcgtgatttaattgtggcaatagtgatctacctttgagagtgtccttgaagccagaacatactgacaggctggtgtttctggccagaaatctgtccacttcagtttcatgctattgaattattattattacaattattacaattcattttatttagctaatcctgtatataattaattcttggttatatttcatcttgttataattttcagaaataatcagcaaaaaaaaatcaatatcgtgattaataatcgtgattacgattttgaccaaaataatcgcgattctgatttatttttccaaaatcgtGTAGCCCTAGGGTCTAATTATGCAGAGGGAAGTTTCAGATGTTCTGTCTGTGTTGCACAGCTGCCAATTGGATTCTTTAATTATGATATGACTTCCAGATAACGCAAATGTTGATAACCCTatcccctccaaacacacaaacatgcactcacccacacatgcacacatacacacacacacacgcacacacacgcacatgcacacacacacacgcacacgcacacacacacgcgcacacacacacgcacacacacgcacatgcacacacacacacgcacacgcacacacacacgcacacacacacacacaccaggtgtggTGGCTGTGGCCTGCTGCGACTGCTGAGGTTCTCCAGGGAACAGAAGGCAGCCAAGAGCCTGGGGGTGGTGGTGCATAAATGCATAAAACCTGCTTTCAACAGCATTtcagaagtaccaaatcgactgactggcTCTAGAAACACAAATGAACATAtcttttgggctttttttttgtttttgaatttttttcatttttttgaaaatgttcatgaccggcgatatgactttttcattttttcaaaagaatgcatgAAACCTGCTTTCAACAGCATTTCAGAAGTACCAAATCGAATGACTGGCTCTAGAAACACAAATCAACATCTCTTTTGGGCTAAAAATCAAtattgtgattaataatcgtgattacgattttgaccaaaataatcgcgattatgatttttttccccccccat carries:
- the adra1ab gene encoding alpha-1A adrenergic receptor, encoding MVPAEWNSSSSPLVTSPLEPLCPPNCSLVALAPLPSPSPSSLSSPPPLLLPPPASLLSGVPAGKAVALGLVLLVFTVCGVGGNVLVILSVALHRHLRSATHLFVVNLAVADLLLSAAVLPFSLAAELLGRWVFGRLLCSVWTAVDVLCCTASILSLCAISVDRYLAVSRPLRYPALVTLRRGGLALVLLWTLAASISVGPLLGWREPMPDDEGVCRVNEDPSYALFSALGSFYVPLAVILVMYCRVYVVARRHTRAHSGSSSQGQGRSSVSTEQVTLRIHTGSSVHPGATSVSSSSSQQQQQQQNGAGGGSDAGAGAGAGGGAGAGGGKQRSSAQDECSVPGKRCRSSVISISSSGRGGGGRPRGRCGGGCGLLRLLRVSREQKAAKTLGVVVGCFVLCWLPFFLVLPIGAMFPAYHPSETVFKVTFWLGYFNSCLNPIIYPCFSQEFKRAFLSVLRSPCFYRNTQQTQGSQSAALRLSYRRRCLTQPPPHPPPPTPPPVGDNRVQFHANGAGTNGKLYACIVGESALCTCCEGGCCEDRLLKGACLGVVGGHLGDVVPSDSKNDATTPPPLGLLSAETTHKAVRLTLNGSQGTAV